In the genome of Variibacter gotjawalensis, one region contains:
- a CDS encoding DUF4394 domain-containing protein, translating into MIKTLKAGVAAGTLAVALFAAGGAHAQVVGLVDGKTLVMIDPAAKKVTSKVEISGAGPILGIDVRPADGMLYGIAGDGNIVTIDPKTGKATMKSKLSESWKAGVMTTFDFNPVADRLRLMSSEGVSLRINVDDGKAMVDGSHKFKEGDANAGKTPKVVAGAYTNSLKGGAKPTATALYNIDATTGSLVSQAPPNDGVLNTIGSLGVTVTGPVAFEIGASAGDKNDAWLVAGGALHSVDLKTGKATAVGKIEGLSGNLTDIAWMN; encoded by the coding sequence ATGATCAAGACTTTGAAAGCCGGCGTTGCTGCCGGAACGCTCGCTGTTGCTCTTTTCGCTGCAGGTGGCGCGCATGCGCAGGTCGTCGGCCTCGTCGACGGCAAGACGCTGGTGATGATCGATCCGGCTGCCAAGAAGGTGACGTCCAAGGTCGAAATCTCGGGCGCTGGCCCGATCCTTGGTATCGACGTTCGCCCGGCCGATGGCATGCTGTACGGCATCGCGGGTGACGGCAACATCGTCACGATTGATCCGAAGACCGGCAAGGCGACGATGAAGAGCAAGCTGTCGGAAAGCTGGAAGGCCGGCGTCATGACGACGTTCGACTTCAATCCGGTCGCCGACCGTCTGCGCCTGATGAGCTCTGAAGGCGTCAGCCTCCGCATCAACGTCGATGACGGCAAGGCGATGGTCGATGGCTCGCACAAGTTCAAGGAAGGCGATGCCAACGCAGGCAAGACCCCGAAGGTCGTTGCCGGTGCTTACACCAACTCGCTGAAGGGCGGCGCAAAGCCGACCGCAACGGCGCTTTACAACATCGACGCGACGACCGGCTCGCTCGTCTCGCAGGCTCCGCCGAATGACGGCGTCTTGAACACGATCGGCTCGCTCGGCGTCACTGTTACGGGTCCGGTTGCGTTCGAAATTGGAGCAAGCGCCGGCGACAAGAACGACGCTTGGCTGGTTGCCGGAGGCGCACTCCACTCGGTCGATCTTAAGACCGGTAAGGCGACGGCTGTCGGTAAAATCGAGGGCCTGTCGGGCAACCTCACCGACATCGCCTGGATGAACTGA
- the smpB gene encoding SsrA-binding protein SmpB: MARKADPNTKIIADNRKARFNYAVGDKFEAGIVLTGTEVKSLRVGKATIAESYVAPKDGELWLINANIPEYLQAAQFNHTPKRPRKLLLHKREIGKLSIAVDREGMTLIPMRLFFNEKGRAKVEVAVAKGKQLHDKRETDKKRTWDREKGRLLRDRG, translated from the coding sequence ATGGCGCGCAAAGCCGATCCAAATACGAAAATCATCGCGGACAATCGCAAGGCCCGTTTCAATTACGCGGTCGGCGATAAGTTCGAAGCCGGCATCGTGCTCACGGGCACCGAGGTCAAATCGCTGCGCGTCGGCAAGGCGACGATTGCGGAGTCGTATGTCGCGCCGAAGGACGGCGAGCTCTGGCTGATCAACGCGAATATTCCGGAGTATCTGCAGGCTGCGCAGTTCAATCACACGCCGAAGCGGCCTCGGAAGCTGCTGCTGCACAAGCGTGAGATCGGCAAGCTGTCGATCGCAGTCGATCGCGAGGGCATGACGCTCATCCCGATGCGGCTGTTCTTCAACGAGAAGGGTAGGGCGAAGGTCGAGGTCGCGGTCGCCAAGGGCAAGCAGCTCCACGACAAGCGCGAGACCGACAAGAAGCGGACGTGGGACCGCGAAAAAGGACGGCTACTCCGCGACCGCGGATAA